A DNA window from Lachancea thermotolerans CBS 6340 chromosome G complete sequence contains the following coding sequences:
- the FKS1 gene encoding 1,3-beta-D-glucan synthase (highly similar to uniprot|P40989 Saccharomyces cerevisiae YGR032W GSC2 or uniprot|P38631 Saccharomyces cerevisiae YLR342W FKS1) gives MSYNDQAKYYDQQGQAEQGYDAQQGYAADPYQNYGQQAQFDEYGQPIYTEGQYDHEDAAHYDPNAADYYAQQGYEPDQADYGNGNAYYEQPRGMGQDPENFSDFSYGPPGTPGYDGYGNANAGQYTPSQMSYGEPRSSGASTPIYGGEGFDSSAIAMALPNEPYPAWTADNQSPATIEQIEDVFIDLANRFGFQRDSMRNMFDHFMTLLDSRASRMSPQQALLSLHADYIGGDTANYKKWYFAAQLDMDDEVGFRNMSLGKLSRKARKAKKKNKKAMKEADAEDTDAMLSKLEGDNSLEAADFRWKAKMNKLSPLEMVRQVALYLLIWGEANQVRFTSECLCFIYKCASDYLDSPLCQQRTEPIPEGDYLNRVITPLYLFLRSQVYEVVDGRFMKRERDHNKVIGYDDVNQLFWYPEGIAKIVFEDGSRLIDLPAEERYLRLGEVSWNDVFFKTYKEIRSWFHLVTNFNRIWVIHGCVYWMYMAYVSPTIYTKNYQQLVDNKPTPAYRWATAALGGTLACVIQIVATIAEWFFVPRNWAGAQHLSRRFMFLVLLLAINLAPVIFVFAYTGRDIYSKAANAVAGVMFFFSLGTVVFFAVMPLGGLFTSYMKKSTRKYVASQTFTASFAPLKGIDMWMSYLLWFTVFAAKYSESYFFLIKSLIDPVRILTTTTMRCTGDFWFKNKLCMHQPKIVLGLMIATDFILFFLDTFMWYVICNMIYSVGRSFYLGISILTPWRNIFTRLPKRIYSKILATTDMEIKYKPKVLISQVWNAIVISMYREHLLAIDHVQKLLYHQVPSEIEGKRTLRAPTFFVSQDDNNFETEFFPRDSEAERRISFFAQSLATPIPEPLPVDNMPTFTVLTPHYSERVLLSLREIIREDDQFSRVTLLEYLKQLHPVEWDCFVKDTKILSEETAAYEGAEEDSEKEGGLKSQIDDLPFYCIGFKSAAPEYTLRTRIWASLRSQTLYRTVSGFMNYARAIKLLYRVENPEIVQMFGGNAEGLERELEKMARRKFKFLVSMQRLAKFKAHELENAEFLLRAYPDLQIAYLDEEPPLNEGEEPRIFSALIDGHCELLPNGRRRPKFRVQLSGNPILGDGKSDNQNHAMIFYRGEYLQLIDANQDNYLEECLKIRSVLAEFEELNVEQINPYAPGLKYEEQTTNHPVAIVGAREYIFSENSGVLGDVAAGKEQTFGTLFARTLAQIGGKLHYGHPDFINATYMTTRGGVSKAQKGLHLNEDIYAGMNAVLRGGRIKHCEYYQCGKGRDLGFGTILNFTTKIGAGMGEQMLSREYYYLSTQLPLDRFLSFYYAHPGFHLNNLFIQLSVQLFMLTLMNLNALAHESIMCIYNRNKPITDVLYPLGCYNFSPVVDWVRRYTLSIFIVFFISFIPIVVQELIERGIWKATQRFFRHIISLSPMFEVFAGQIYSSSLLSDLTVGGARYISTGRGFATSRIPFSILYSRFAGSAIYMGARCMLMLLMGSVAHWQAPLLWFWASLTALMFSPFIFNPHQFSWQDFFLDYRDFIRWLSRGNNKYHRNSWIGYVRMSRSRVTGFKRKLVGDESEKGAGDAAKAHKSNMILADIIPCAIYAAGCFVAFTFINAQTGVKDADLVNSTLRIIICTLAPIAVDMGVLFFCVGMSCCSGPLFGMCCKRTGSVMAGIAHTVAVVVHVVFFIIMWLLESFNFARTLAGVATCLYCQRLIFKVMTVFMLTREFKNDHANTAFWTGKWYGGGLGYMAWTQPTREFVAKVVELSHFAGDFVLGHFILFCQLPVLCIPMIDKFHSIMLFWLKPSRQIRPPIYSLKQTRLRKRMVRKYCALYFIVLAAAVACIIGPAVASGQTKRTPFADQTEKIDPVNMKWLVNIVQPRHQDNNDTGTSLEGVSGHYYSHTPSMHSFSTKK, from the coding sequence ATGTCCTACAACGATCAGGCTAAATACTACGATCAGCAGGGCCAGGCGGAGCAGGGCTACGACGCCCAGCAAGGATATGCTGCTGACCCATACCAGAACTACGGCCAGCAGGCTCAGTTCGATGAGTACGGCCAGCCTATCTACACTGAAGGGCAGTACGACCACGAAGATGCCGCCCACTACGACCCCAACGCTGCCGACTACTACGCTCAGCAGGGCTACGAACCCGACCAAGCCGACTACGGCAACGGCAACGCATACTACGAGCAGCCACGTGGCATGGGCCAAGACCCCGAGAACTTCTCGGACTTCAGCTACGGTCCTCCAGGGACCCCAGGCTACGACGGCTACGGCAACGCTAATGCCGGCCAGTACACGCCTTCCCAGATGAGTTATGGGGAGCCCCGTTCTTCCGGCGCTTCCACTCCCATCTACGGTGGCGAAGGCTTTGACTCGTCGGCGATTGCCATGGCTTTGCCCAACGAGCCATACCCCGCATGGACCGCAGACAACCAGTCTCCTGCTACTATTGAGCAGATCGAGGATGTGTTCATTGACCTTGCCAACAGATTTGGTTTCCAGAGAGACTCTATGAGAAACATGTTCGATCACTTCATGACCTTGTTGGACTCCAGAGCCTCCAGAATGTCGCCACAACAAGCGTTGCTCTCGTTGCACGCTGACTACATTGGAGGCGACACTGCCAACTACAAAAAATGGTATTTCGCCGCTCAGCTGGATATGGACGACGAGGTGGGTTTCCGTAACATGAGCTTAGGCAAgctctcaagaaaagccagaaaggccaagaagaagaacaagaaggccATGAAGGAGGCAGACGCCGAAGACACCGACGCCATGTTGAGCAAGCTGGAGGGTGACAACTCATTAGAGGCTGCTGACTTTAGATGGAAGGCCAAGATGAACAAATTGTCTCCTTTGGAAATGGTTCGTCAAGTCGCTTTGTACTTGCTAATTTGGGGTGAGGCTAACCAAGTCAGGTTTACTTCTGAGTGTCTGTGTTTCATTTACAAGTGTGCTTCTGATTATCTGGACTCTCCGCTGTGCCAGCAGCGCACTGAGCCTATTCCTGAAGGCGACTACCTAAACAGAGTGATCACTCCATTAtatcttttcttgagatcTCAAGTGTATGAGGTCGTGGACGGCCGCTTCATGAAGCGTGAAAGAGATCACAATAAGGTTATCGGTTACGATGATGTAAACCAGTTGTTTTGGTACCCAGAGGGTATTGCTAAAATTGTCTTCGAGGACGGATCAAGGCTAATTGACCTGCCTGCAGAGGAACGCTATCTCAGGTTAGGAGAGGTGTCTTGGAAtgatgtctttttcaaaacatatAAGGAGATTCGTTCATGGTTCCACTTGGTTACCAACTTCAACCGTATCTGGGTTATTCACGGGTGCGTCTACTGGATGTACATGGCATATGTCTCGCCCACGATATACACTAAGAACtaccagcagcttgttgacaacAAGCCGACTCCTGCTTATAGATGGGCCACTGCGGCTTTGGGTGGTACCCTAGCGTGTGTTATTCAGATTGTTGCTACGATTGCTGAGTGGTTTTTTGTTCCAAGAAATTGGGCTGGTGCTCAACATTTATCTCGTCGTTTTATGTTTTTGGTCTTACTTCTGGCGATCAACTTAGCTCCTGTCATTTTCGTGTTCGCGTACACCGGAAGAGACATTTACTCGAAAGCTGCCAATGCTGTGGCTGGTGTcatgttctttttctcccTGGGAACGgttgttttctttgccgTAATGCCTTTAGGTGGGCTGTTTACGTCTTACATGAAGAAGTCCACTAGAAAATACGTGGCTTCGCAGACCTTCACAGCATCTTTTGCTCCTCTCAAGGGTATTGACATGTGGATGTCTTACTTACTTTGGTTTACCGTTTTTGCTGCGAAGTACTCCGAGTCttacttctttttgatcaaGTCGCTTATTGACCCTGTCAGGATTTTGACAACCACTACTATGAGATGCACTGGTGATTTCTGGTTTAAAAACAAGTTGTGCATGCACCAACCAAAAATTGTGCTGGGCTTGATGATCGCAACAGAtttcattttgtttttcctaGATACATTCATGTGGTACGTTATTTGCAACATGATCTACTCTGTCGGGAGATCATTTTACCTCGGTATATCTATCCTGACTCCTTGGAGAAACATTTTCACGAGACTGCCTAAGAGAATCTACTCCAAGATTTTGGCTACCACCGACATGGAGATTAAATACAAGCCAAAGGTTTTGATTTCTCAGGTTTGGAATGCTATTGTTATATCAATGTACAGAGAGCACTTGCTAGCCATAGACCACGTTCAGAAGCTATTGTACCACCAAGTGCCTTCCGAAATTGAGGGCAAGAGAACTTTGCGTGCTCCAACTTTCTTCGTCTCTCAGGATGATAACAATTTTGAAACGGAGTTTTTCCCCAGGGATTCTGAAGCTGAACGTCGTATTTCCTTTTTTGCACAATCGCTTGCCACGCCTATTCCAGAGCCTTTGCCTGTTGACAACATGCCAACTTTCACTGTTTTGACCCCTCATTACTCTGAAAGAGttcttttgtctttgagaGAGATTATCCGTGAGGACGATCAATTCTCAAGAGTTACTCTCTTGGAATATCTGAAACAATTGCATCCTGTCGAATGGGACTGCTTTGTGAAGGACACCAAGATTTTGTCGGAAGAAACGGCTGCTTATGAAGgcgctgaagaagactctGAAAAGGAAGGTGGCTTGAAATCCCAAATTGACGATCTACCATTTTACTGCATCGGGTTTAAGTCTGCCGCTCCAGAATACACTCTCCGTACAAGAATTTGGGCCTCTTTGAGATCCCAGACACTATACCGTACCGTTTCTGGTTTCATGAATTATGCCAGAGCAATCAAGCTTCTATATCGTGTTGAAAACCCAGAAATTGTCCAGATGTTTGGTGGCAATGCTGAGGGCTTGGAGAGggagctggagaagatggccagaagaaaattcaagtttttggttTCCATGCAGAGACTtgccaagttcaaggctCATGAACTGGAAAACGCCgaatttttgttgagagcTTATCCAGATCTTCAGATTGCTTActtggatgaagagcccCCATTGAATGAAGGTGAGGAACCAAGAATCTTTTCCGCACTTATTGACGGCCACTGTGAACTACTGCCAAACGGCCGCAGACGCCCTAAGTTCAGAGTTCAACTTTCTGGTAACCCTATCCTTGGTGATGGTAAATCTGACAACCAAAATCATGCCATGATCTTTTACAGAGGTGAATACTTGCAACTTATCGATGCCAACCAAGACAACTACTTGGAAGAGTGTCTGAAGATCAGATCCGTTTTGGCtgagtttgaagaattgAATGTCGAGCAAATCAATCCATATGCTCCAGGACTGAAATACGAAGAACAAACGACCAACCACCCTGTTGCTATCGTAGGCGCAAGGGAGTATATCTTCTCAGAGAACTCTGGTGTATTGGGTGACGTTGCTGCCGGTAAGGAGCAGACATTCGGTACTTTGTTTGCACGTACCTTGGCACAGATTGGTGGTAAGTTGCATTATGGTCATCCTGATTTCATCAATGCCACTTACATGACGACAAGAGGTGGTGTTTCTAAGGCCCAAAAGGGTCTGCATTTGAACGAAGATATTTACGCTGGTATGAATGCTGTTTTGCGTGGTGGTCGTATCAAGCACTGTGAATATTATCAATGTGGTAAGGGTAGAGATCTTGGTTTTGGTACAATTCTGAATTTCACAACAAAAATTGGTGCTGGTATGGGTGAGCAGATGTTATCTCGTGAATATTATTATTTGAGTACTCAACTCCCTCTCGACCgtttcttgtccttctaCTACGCGCACCCTGGTTTCCACTTGAATAACTTGTTCATTCAGCTGTCCGTGCAACTATTTATGCTGAcgttgatgaacttgaatgCTTTGGCACACGAGTCCATTATGTGCATCTACAACAGAAACAAGCCTATTACTGACGTGTTGTACCCACTTGGATGTTACAACTTTTCACCTGTTGTCGACTGGGTAAGACGTTACACGCTCTCCATCTTCattgtttttttcatctCTTTTATTCCTATTGTGGTTCAAGAGCTGATCGAAAGAGGAATTTGGAAGGCCACTCAAAGATTTTTCAGACATATAATCTCGTTATCTCCAATGTTCGAAGTGTTTGCCGGTCAAATTTACTCGTCTTCGCTTTTGAGTGATTTAACAGTTGGTGGCGCCCGCTATATCTCTACAGGACGTGGTTTTGCGACTTCCCGTATTCCATTTTCTATTCTTTACTCGAGATTTGCGGGCTCTGCTATTTACATGGGCGCTAGATGTATGTTGATGCTATTGATGGGTTCTGTGGCTCATTGGCAGGCACCCTTGCTCTGGTTCTGGGCGTCTTTGACCGCGTTGATGTTCTCACctttcatcttcaaccCTCATCAGTTTTCTTGGCAAGACTTTTTCTTGGACTACCGTGATTTCATCAGATGGCTGTCGAGAGGTAACAACAAATACCATAGGAACTCGTGGATTGGCTATGTCAGAATGTCAAGGTCTAGAGTGACCGGTTTTAAGCGCAAGTTGGTCGGCGACGAGTCTGAGAAAGGTGCAGGCGACGCTGCCAAGGCCCACAAGAGTAACATGATTCTCGCTGACATTATTCCATGTGCTATTTACGCTGCTGGTTGTTTCGTTGCCTTTACATTTATCAATGCTCAAACTGGTGTGAAGGATGCAGACTTAGTGAATTCGACGTTGCGTATCATTATCTGCACTCTTGCTCCAATTGCCGTCGACATGGGTGTTCTGTTTTTCTGTGTTGGAATGTCGTGCTGCTCCGGTCCCTTGTTCGGCATGTGTTGCAAGCGAACTGGTTCTGTTATGGCCGGAATTGCGCATACAGTTGCTGTTGTCGTCCACGTCGTGTTTTTTATTATCATGTGGTTGCTCGAAAGTTTTAACTTTGCAAGAACACTTGCAGGTGTAGCAACTTGCTTGTACTGCCAGAGATTAATATTTAAGGTCATGACTGTATTCATGTTGACACGTGAGTTCAAGAACGACCATGCAAACACTGCTTTCTGGACTGGTAAATGGTACGGCGGTGGCCTGGGTTACATGGCATGGACACAACCTACAAGAGAGTTTGTTGCTAAAGTCGTTGAGCTCTCTCATTTCGCGGGTGACTTTGTCTTGGGACAtttcattttgttttgcCAACTGCCAGTTCTGTGTATTCCAATGATTGACAAGTTCCACTCCATTATGCTTTTCTGGTTGAAGCCATCGCGTCAAATCCGTCCTCCTATCTACTCGCTGAAACAAACGCGCTTGAGGAAGCGGATGGTTAGAAAGTACTGTGCTTTGTACTTCATTGTCTTGGCTGCCGCCGTTGCCTGCATTATTGGTCCAGCTGTGGCGTCTGGCCAAACGAAACGCACACCCTTTGCGGACCAAACTGAGAAGATTGACCCAGTTAACATGAAGTGGTTGGTTAACATCGTTCAACCAAGACACCAAGACAATAATGACACTGGTACTAGCTTGGAAGGTGTGAGTGGTCATTATTATAGTCACACTCCTTCAATGCACTCTTTCTCTACCAAGAAATAG
- the IMO32 gene encoding Imo32p (similar to uniprot|P53219 Saccharomyces cerevisiae YGR031W Hypothetical ORF) — protein sequence MKSVQGCGVRLFQLSRILAPANHGFLTSLRQVRGYSEGPLFGNHNNTFRTTTRQGAYGSTEVLNDDLLSDSIPRVKLAYEVVTEHSSTYLPRAPIIILHGLFGTRANNRTIARMLNERLERDVYLPDLRNHGQSPHIGRHDYPAMAADVEQFIHDQNFEQDPILVGHSMGAKVVMSVALRKPELCSMIVSIDNAPVATMPTMSFPRYVKKLLEIIGSPKVQTFNDAEKSLREVEDSLVIRQFLLTTLQRVKDEESGGYRFKSRIPLGILNDAIIKGNIANWEFNPWVHRCTAPALFIRGTKSHYVADEYLSDVGRFFPKFEVRDIDATHWVNTEKPRECSDLIADFIERHEDV from the coding sequence ATGAAATCAGTTCAAGGCTGTGGGGTCCGTTTGTTTCAATTAAGTCGCATTCTGGCACCTGCAAACCATGGTTTCTTGACAAGCTTGCGCCAGGTTAGGGGCTACTCAGAGGGTCCCTTGTTTGGTAACCATAATAATACTTTCCGCACCACTACGCGGCAAGGCGCGTACGGAAGCACAGAGGTCCTCAACGATGATCTCTTGTCGGACTCGATCCCGCGCGTCAAGCTCGCATACGAAGTTGTGACAGAGCACAGCTCGACGTACTTGCCTCGAGCACCAATCATCATCCTACACGGACTGTTTGGCACCCGCGCCAACAACCGAACTATTGCGCGGATGCTGAATGAGCGGCTCGAGCGCGATGTGTACCTACCCGATCTAAGAAATCATGGGCAATCACCGCACATCGGGCGCCACGACTATCCCGCCATGGCTGCGGACGTGGAACAATTTATTCAcgatcaaaattttgagcaGGACCCGATTCTTGTAGGCCACTCCATGGGCGCCAAAGTCGTCATGAGCGTTGCTCTGCGCAAACCCGAGCTGTGCTCGATGATAGTTAGCATCGACAACGCGCCAGTCGCTACGATGCCTACCATGTCGTTCCCAAGATATGTGAAGAAGTTACTCGAAATTATTGGAAGTCCCAAGGTTCAAACCTTCAACGACGCCGAAAAGTCCTTGCGCGAGGTGGAGGACTCACTGGTGATCCGGCAGTTCCTCTTGACCACGCTGCAGCGCGTCAAAGACGAGGAATCCGGCGGTTATCGGTTCAAGTCGCGAATCCCACTTGGCATTTTGAACGACGCTATCATCAAAGGCAACATCGCCAACTGGGAGTTCAACCCCTGGGTGCACAGGTGTACTGCACCTGCCCTGTTCATTCGCGGCACCAAGTCCCACTACGTAGCCGACGAGTACCTCAGCGACGTTGGCAGGTTTTTTCCGAAGTTTGAGGTCCGTGACATAGATGCCACGCACTGGGTAAACACAGAAAAGCCCCGTGAGTGCAGTGATCTCATCGCTGACTTCATCGAGCGTCACGAAGATGTATAG
- the SPO77 gene encoding Spo77p (conserved hypothetical protein), whose product MSEMYKDFIQPTLGYLNSLRHSKSTGPSILSAPSHESDVGQSDSDQSFLCDRGTGPKLHRASPTSTPGDLFDPYRLDCEQAPFKKGSADCDTIGDISDGGSVIRYSLNSSMTHSYAHDNSRKMESLTATATNENNELTLKLLNAYLSLYVADARYAQDNGCAEYSVEANQISSPQEIIGTIPESIGPLTDIIGFVDLTSQTLFKFVTNSGFLQNCNANSWDQTELCELKNHISAILECLILEYAPQEQQPLFEKFEKSLALLKRTRFDTRCWKQTRSLQKLHGDDWILEKLETLKFVPRTLLDALNFDVIMPQDASPFSKSRKGDIETLEVFTTLYAILLLEIKKLFELVVLFAQTAGIIKDLECPLLLGCLEGFLRNSVVSGNTELVVGLDKLVQNWTHSCESFKTKTVHWANHFLSQWKVARPETICETTFYSRRSLEQASQNPKSYEFDLVHLFINEVMDICALDSLNTEVLEATTVKEKASASGLGWLTIFQDEDPHANPSTIQTRTIETSASNDFFRYQNNYSLIEDETTIIIGGQGHFWTRGRRNHEHRHTQQLRNWIRRGFHSNDVGAKHQILNKCQRAKNKLKDLAQKLSKSEGPQSQLRNNKVAPGKEPTQVLKSEWHRNAGTVRVAAKGAVIDNKNNNQKSVTEERNHNSYYHIAAFHGAFEATTYSDHYEHRPRRYENLRRKKDRFMFLFFGEER is encoded by the coding sequence ATGTCTGAAATGTATAAGGATTTTATACAGCCTACTCTGGGCTATTTGAATTCGTTACGCCATTCCAAGTCAACTGGGCCTTCAATTTTGAGCGCCCCATCTCACGAGAGCGATGTTGGCCAGAGCGACAGCGaccaaagctttttgtGTGACAGGGGCACAGGTCCGAAGTTGCATAGAGCATCTCCGACTTCAACACCTGGCGATCTGTTCGACCCATATCGGCTAGATTGTGAGCAGGCTCCATTTAAAAAGGGTTCAGCGGATTGTGATACTATTGGCGACATCTCTGATGGAGGTAGCGTCATCCGCTATTCGTTGAACTCCTCAATGACACACTCATACGCACATGATAACAGCCGAAAGATGGAATCACTCACCGCGACGGCAACcaatgaaaacaatgaaCTGACACTGAAATTACTCAATGCCTACCTCTCATTGTATGTGGCTGACGCCAGGTATGCTCAGGACAACGGCTGCGCGGAGTACAGCGTTGAAGCAAATCAAATATCCTCTCCCCAAGAAATCATTGGCACTATTCCTGAATCTATTGGCCCACTAACCGACATCATCGGATTTGTCGATCTTACCTCTCAGACGTTATTCAAATTTGTCACTAATAGCGGCTTCCTACAAAATTGTAATGCCAATAGTTGGGACCAAACTGAGCTCTGTGAGCTCAAAAATCATATCTCCGCAATTCTTGAATGTTTGATATTAGAGTATGCACCACAGGAGCAGCAGCCGTTAtttgaaaagttcgaaaAGTCGCTGGCCCTgctgaaaagaacaagattTGACACTCGTTGCTGGAAGCAAACgagatctcttcaaaagcttcatgGAGATGACTGGATTTTagagaaacttgaaacACTCAAGTTTGTTCCCCGAACATTACTCGACGCCTTAAACTTCGATGTCATTATGCCTCAAGATGCAAGCCCTTTCAGCAAAAGCCGTAAGGGAGATATTGAGACTTTGGAAGTATTTACGACACTCTACGCCATATTATTACtggaaatcaaaaagctcttcgagcttgttgTTTTATTTGCTCAAACAGCCGGCATTATAAAAGATCTAGAATGCCCACTTTTGCTGGGCTGTCTCGAaggttttttgagaaactcCGTGGTTAGTGGAAACACAGAGCTTGTTGTCGGCCTCGACAAACTAGTTCAAAATTGGACCCATTCCTGTGAATCGTTTAAAACCAAAACAGTGCATTGGGCCAACCATTTTCTTAGCCAGTGGAAGGTTGCGCGTCCAGAAACCATATGCGAAACAACATTTTATAGTAGAAGATCTTTGGAGCAAGCGTCACAAAATCCCAAGAGCTATGAGTTTGACCTTGTTCATTTGTTTATCAACGAAGTCATGGACATTTGCGCACTTGATAGCCTTAACActgaagttttggaagcaACAACTgtgaaagaaaaagcgtCAGCAAGCGGGCTCGGTTGGCTTACAATTTTTCAGGACGAGGATCCTCATGCGAATCCATCTACTATTCAGACTCGTACCATTGAAACTTCAGCGAGTAACGACTTTTTCCGGTATCAAAACAATTACTCACTGATTGAGGACGAAACCACTATTATTATTGGTGGGCAAGGTCATTTCTGGACACGAGGCCGCCGAAATCACGAACACCGCCACACGCAGCAGCTGAGGAACTGGATTAGACGGGGGTTCCACTCTAATGATGTCGGGGCAAAGCATCAAATCCTGAACAAGTGTCAACGCGCGAAGAACAAATTGAAGGATCTGGCGCagaagctttcaaaaagtgaGGGCCCGCAGAGTCAACTTCGCAACAACAAGGTTGCACCAGGAAAGGAGCCTACGCAGGTCTTGAAATCAGAGTGGCATAGAAACGCAGGCACAGTCAGAGTTGCTGCAAAGGGTGCAGTCATtgacaacaaaaacaacaatcaaaaGTCTGTAACAGAGGAGCGTAATCACAACTCTTACTACCACATAGCCGCCTTCCACGGGGCTTTCGAGGCTACCACTTACAGCGACCATTACGAACACCGCCCCCGCCGCTACGAGAATCTAAGAAGGAAAAAGGACCGCTTCATGTTTTTATTCTTTGGCGAAGAGAGATAA
- the RPP0 gene encoding 60S ribosomal protein uL10 (highly similar to uniprot|P05317 Saccharomyces cerevisiae YLR340W RPP0 Conserved ribosomal protein P0 similar to rat P0, human P0, and E. coli L10e; shown to be phosphorylated on serine 302), whose protein sequence is MGGIREKKAEYFAKLREYLEEYKSVFVVGVDNVSSQQMHEVRKDLRGRGVVLMGKNTMVRRAIRGFLSDLPDFEKLLPFVKGNVGFVFTNDSLKDIKEVITSNVVAAPARAGGIAPEDIWVRAVNTGMEPGKTSFFQALGVPTKIARGTIEIVSDVKVVDAGTKVGASEAALLNLLNISPFVFGLTVVQVYDNGQVFPSSILDITDEELVKHFVSAVATISAISLAIGYPTLPSVGHSIVNNYKNLLAVAIASKYIYPEIEELADRIENPDKYASAAPVAAADSSSAPAEEAAPEEDEESEDDDMGFGLFD, encoded by the coding sequence ATGGGAGGAATCCGtgagaagaaagctgaaTACTTCGCCAAGCTCAGAGAGTACTTGGAAGAATACAAGTCTGTGTTCGTTGTCGGTGTCGACAATGTCTCTTCGCAGCAGATGCACGAGGTCAGAAAGGACCTGAGAGGCCGTGGTGTCGTCCTCATGGGTAAGAACACCATGGTTAGACGTGCCATCAGAGGTTTCCTCTCTGACTTGCCAGACTTCGAGAAGTTGTTGCCTTTCGTCAAGGGTAACGTCGGTTTCGTCTTCACCAACGACTCTTTGAAGGACATCAAGGAGGTCATCACCTCCAACGTTGTCGCCGCCCCAGCCAGAGCTGGTGGTATTGCCCCAGAGGACATCTGGGTCAGAGCCGTCAACACCGGTATGGAGCCAGGTAAGAcctctttcttccaggCTTTGGGTGTCCCAACCAAGATTGCCAGAGGTACCATTGAGATTGTCTCCGACGTCAAGGTCGTTGATGCCGGTACTAAGGTCGGTGCTTCCGAGGCTGCTttgttgaacttgttgaacatCTCTCCTTTCGTTTTCGGTTTGACTGTCGTCCAGGTCTACGACAACGGCCAAGTGTTCCCATCCTCCATCTTGGACATCACCGACGAGGAGTTGGTCAAGCACTTCGTCTCTGCCGTCGCCACCATCTCTGCCATCTCTTTGGCCATTGGTTACCCAACCTTGCCATCTGTTGGTCACTCTATCGTCAACAACTACAAGAACTTGTTGGCCGTCGCCATTGCCTCCAAGTACATCTACCCAGAGATCGAGGAGTTGGCTGACAGAATCGAGAACCCAGACAAGTACGCTTCTGCTGCTCCAGTCGCCGCTGCCgactcttcttctgccCCAGCTGAGGAAGCTGCCCCagaggaggacgaggagtctgaggacgacgacATGGGATTCGGTCTGTTCGACTAA
- the POP6 gene encoding ribonuclease P/MRP protein subunit POP6 (weakly similar to uniprot|P53218 Saccharomyces cerevisiae YGR030C POP6 Subunit of both RNase MRP, which cleaves pre-rRNA, and nuclear RNase P, which cleaves tRNA precursors to generate mature 5' ends): MKNDVDAAISSRSTRPKKMDASEHPSHSGGQLLYLNAETGLEASDSPGCFQYIADKVLPSLLGELDLPKCYVRYLSKNTKIEEYVADLASQFADNKALVLYSYGSHVQKAVTIIELAKRRIAVETPGAGLDHRNKLSRFVNIVPGRNELLERKINVPILVALITRKTDAPLR; the protein is encoded by the coding sequence atgaaaaatgaTGTCGATGCGGCGATCTCATCTCGTTCGACAAGGCCGAAAAAAATGGACGCGTCTGAGCACCCATCGCACTCCGGCGGCCAGCTGCTATACCTCAATGCCGAGACTGGTCTCGAAGCATCAGATTCTCCGGGCTGTTTCCAGTACATAGCCGACAAGGTCCTGCCATCGCTGCTAGGCGAGCTCGATCTGCCAAAATGCTACGTGCGCTACCTCTCAAAAAATACCAAGATCGAAGAGTACGTTGCTGACCTAGCGTCCCAGTTCGCGGACAACAAGGCGCTCGTACTGTATTCGTACGGGTCCCACGTCCAAAAGGCCGTCACCATCATAGAGCTTGCCAAGAGGCGTATAGCAGTAGAAACCCCAGGAGCCGGCTTGGACCATCGCAACAAGCTGTCGCGCTTTGTGAACATTGTGCCTGGCCGCAACGAGCTGCTAGAGCGTAAGATCAACGTGCCCATTCTGGTGGCCCTGATCACACGGAAGACTGACGCTCCCTTACGCTGA